A region from the Benincasa hispida cultivar B227 chromosome 10, ASM972705v1, whole genome shotgun sequence genome encodes:
- the LOC120087599 gene encoding probable 2-oxoglutarate-dependent dioxygenase At3g50210 isoform X2: protein MFFLLPYEEKIKIKLTPASGYRGYQRVGENITKGVPDMHEAIDCYREFKPGMYGTLGKTMEGSNQWPLDPPNFKQLMEEYINLCTDVSRNIMRGIALALGGAPYEFEGDRAGNSFWVMRLIGYPGISSLKASDIPENDIGCGAHTDYGLLTLVNQDDDITALQVRNLSGEWISAPPIPGTFVCNIGDMLKIYSNGLYESTLHRVINKSLKYRVCVAYFYETNFDTAVEPLEICKSKTGGESKFKRAVYGEHLVSKVLTNFV from the exons ATGTTTTTCCTACTTCCTTATGAagaaaaaattaagattaagttgactccaGCCAGTGGATACAG AGGATATCAAAGAGTAGGAGAAAACATAACCAAAGGAGTTCCAGATATGCATGAAGCTATAGAC TGCTATAGGGAATTTAAACCGGGGATGTATGGAACTCTTGGCAAAACTATGGAAGGTAGTAACCAATG GCCACTTGATCCTCCAAACTTCAAGCAACTGATGGAAGAATATATCAACCTCTGCACAG ATGTTTCAAGAAATATCATGCGCGGAATTGCTTTAGCATTGGGTGGAGCCCCATATGAATTTGAGGGAGATAGAGCTGGAAATTCATTTTGGGTTATGCGTCTTATTGGTTATCCTGGAATCTCCTCTTTGAAGGCTTCTGATATCCCAGAAAATGACATTGGATG TGGGGCTCACACTGACTACG GTTTGTTGACATTGGTTAATCAGGATGATGATATTACTGCACTTCAg GTGAGAAACTTATCTGGAGAATGGATATCAGCTCCACCCATTCCTGGAACTTTTGTTTGTAACATTGGTGACATGCTCAAG ATCTACTCGAATGGGCTGTACGAGTCAACTTTACATCGTGTTATCAACAAATCTCTGAAATATAGAGTTTGTGTAGCATATTTCTATGAG ACAAATTTTGACACAGCTGTAGAACCTTTGGAAATTTGCAAGAGCAAAACAGGAGGAGAATCAAAATTCAAGAGAGCTGTTTATGGGGAACATCTGGTTAGCAAAGTCCTCACAAATTTTGTTTGA
- the LOC120087599 gene encoding probable 2-oxoglutarate-dependent dioxygenase At3g50210 isoform X1 has protein sequence MATDFTSFPVIDVSPLMEKRDDPRMGEDANVIEVVKQLDQACRETGFFYAKGHGISESLLSEVKKVTRMFFLLPYEEKIKIKLTPASGYRGYQRVGENITKGVPDMHEAIDCYREFKPGMYGTLGKTMEGSNQWPLDPPNFKQLMEEYINLCTDVSRNIMRGIALALGGAPYEFEGDRAGNSFWVMRLIGYPGISSLKASDIPENDIGCGAHTDYGLLTLVNQDDDITALQVRNLSGEWISAPPIPGTFVCNIGDMLKIYSNGLYESTLHRVINKSLKYRVCVAYFYETNFDTAVEPLEICKSKTGGESKFKRAVYGEHLVSKVLTNFV, from the exons ATGGCTACCGACTTCACATCCTTTCCTGTAATCG ATGTTAGCCCTCTTATGGAAAAGAGAGATGATCCCCGAATGGGAGAGGATGCAAATGTAATAGAAGTTGTTAAGCAATTAGATCAAGCGTGTAGAGAAACTGGCTTCTTTTACGCG AAGGGCCATGGTATTTCCGAATCCCTCCTTAGTGAGGTAAAGAAAGTGACGCGCATGTTTTTCCTACTTCCTTATGAagaaaaaattaagattaagttgactccaGCCAGTGGATACAG AGGATATCAAAGAGTAGGAGAAAACATAACCAAAGGAGTTCCAGATATGCATGAAGCTATAGAC TGCTATAGGGAATTTAAACCGGGGATGTATGGAACTCTTGGCAAAACTATGGAAGGTAGTAACCAATG GCCACTTGATCCTCCAAACTTCAAGCAACTGATGGAAGAATATATCAACCTCTGCACAG ATGTTTCAAGAAATATCATGCGCGGAATTGCTTTAGCATTGGGTGGAGCCCCATATGAATTTGAGGGAGATAGAGCTGGAAATTCATTTTGGGTTATGCGTCTTATTGGTTATCCTGGAATCTCCTCTTTGAAGGCTTCTGATATCCCAGAAAATGACATTGGATG TGGGGCTCACACTGACTACG GTTTGTTGACATTGGTTAATCAGGATGATGATATTACTGCACTTCAg GTGAGAAACTTATCTGGAGAATGGATATCAGCTCCACCCATTCCTGGAACTTTTGTTTGTAACATTGGTGACATGCTCAAG ATCTACTCGAATGGGCTGTACGAGTCAACTTTACATCGTGTTATCAACAAATCTCTGAAATATAGAGTTTGTGTAGCATATTTCTATGAG ACAAATTTTGACACAGCTGTAGAACCTTTGGAAATTTGCAAGAGCAAAACAGGAGGAGAATCAAAATTCAAGAGAGCTGTTTATGGGGAACATCTGGTTAGCAAAGTCCTCACAAATTTTGTTTGA